The proteins below come from a single Caulobacter segnis ATCC 21756 genomic window:
- the ahpC gene encoding alkyl hydroperoxide reductase subunit C yields MSLINTEIKPFTAQAFKDGKFVTVSDTDVKGKWSIFFFYPADFTFVCPTELEDLADNYDTFQKLGVEIYSVSTDTHFSHKAWHDSSPAIGKIKYTMIGDPSGLVTNNFDIMRPGIGLADRGTFLVDPQGVIQFLEVTAEGIGRNAAELLRKVKAAQYVASHPGEVCPAKWEEGEKTLAPSLDLVGKI; encoded by the coding sequence ATGTCGCTGATCAACACCGAGATCAAACCCTTCACCGCCCAGGCCTTCAAGGACGGCAAGTTCGTCACGGTCAGCGATACCGACGTGAAGGGCAAGTGGTCGATCTTCTTCTTCTACCCGGCCGACTTCACCTTCGTTTGCCCGACCGAGCTGGAAGACCTGGCCGACAACTACGACACGTTCCAGAAGCTGGGCGTTGAGATCTACTCGGTCTCGACCGACACGCACTTCTCGCACAAGGCCTGGCACGACAGCTCGCCGGCCATCGGCAAGATCAAGTACACCATGATCGGCGACCCGTCGGGCCTGGTGACCAACAACTTCGACATCATGCGTCCGGGCATCGGCCTCGCCGATCGCGGCACCTTCCTGGTCGACCCGCAAGGCGTCATCCAGTTCCTGGAAGTCACCGCCGAAGGCATCGGCCGCAACGCCGCCGAACTGCTCCGCAAGGTCAAGGCCGCCCAGTACGTGGCCTCGCACCCGGGCGAAGTCTGCCCGGCCAAGTGGGAAGAGGGTGAAAAGACCCTGGCCCCCTCGCTCGACCTCGTCGGCAAGATCTAA
- a CDS encoding DUF4870 family protein: MTDTIVTPRAEEDKLLPAVVYGLYLLGFTNGLTFIVGLIVAYVSRDAAGPINESHFTFAIRSFWLSIAGFLLGLAMFLIGIPLSLVLIGIPMLMLGGVIMGGISLWFIARCIAGIYYLSRGEAYPRPQSWLI, encoded by the coding sequence ATGACCGACACCATCGTCACCCCGCGCGCCGAAGAGGACAAGCTGCTGCCGGCCGTCGTCTACGGCCTGTACCTGCTGGGCTTCACCAACGGCCTGACCTTCATCGTCGGCCTGATCGTGGCCTATGTCAGCCGCGACGCCGCCGGCCCTATCAACGAGAGCCACTTCACCTTCGCCATCCGCAGCTTCTGGCTGTCGATCGCCGGCTTCCTGCTGGGCCTGGCCATGTTCCTGATCGGCATTCCGCTGAGCCTGGTGCTGATCGGCATCCCGATGCTGATGCTCGGCGGCGTCATCATGGGCGGTATCAGCCTGTGGTTCATCGCCCGCTGCATCGCCGGCATCTACTACCTGTCGCGTGGCGAGGCCTATCCGCGCCCGCAAAGCTGGCTGATTTAG
- a CDS encoding DUF4870 family protein, whose product MLPGIGYALLIAGPPSGGLTCVIAVILAYISRKDAPEWLASHYEFQIRTFWLGLLFAVVSGLLTVIGVGVVLMVAVGLWIIVRGIIGLSNLFKNQPYPTPKSWML is encoded by the coding sequence ATGCTTCCCGGCATCGGCTACGCCTTGCTGATCGCGGGCCCGCCGAGCGGCGGCCTCACCTGCGTCATCGCCGTGATCCTGGCCTATATCAGCCGCAAGGACGCGCCCGAATGGCTGGCCAGCCACTACGAATTCCAGATCCGGACCTTCTGGCTGGGCCTGCTGTTCGCCGTGGTCTCCGGCCTGCTGACCGTGATCGGCGTCGGCGTGGTCCTGATGGTCGCGGTCGGCCTGTGGATCATCGTCCGAGGGATCATCGGCCTGTCCAACCTGTTTAAGAACCAACCCTATCCCACGCCCAAGAGCTGGATGCTGTAA
- a CDS encoding fasciclin domain-containing protein, with product MMRSILRRTAVLALAATAVSTPAFADHHGAKPNIVGVAAGNADFSTLVTAVKAAGLVDTLSGAGPFTVFAPTNAAFGKLPAGTVETLVKPENKATLTKILTCHVVAGKVVAKDLLAAITANGGAYTIKTVGGCQFKAAVEGGKVVITDEKGGKSTVAATDVGASNGVIHVIDSVLMPR from the coding sequence ATGATGCGTTCGATCCTGCGCCGCACCGCGGTGCTGGCGCTCGCCGCCACGGCTGTGTCCACCCCCGCCTTCGCCGACCACCACGGCGCCAAGCCCAACATCGTCGGCGTCGCCGCCGGCAATGCGGACTTCTCGACCCTGGTCACGGCGGTCAAGGCCGCCGGGCTCGTCGACACCCTGTCGGGCGCCGGCCCGTTCACGGTGTTCGCCCCGACCAACGCCGCCTTCGGCAAGCTGCCGGCCGGCACGGTCGAGACCCTGGTCAAGCCTGAGAACAAGGCGACCCTGACCAAGATCCTCACCTGCCACGTCGTGGCCGGCAAGGTGGTCGCCAAGGACCTGCTGGCGGCCATCACGGCCAATGGCGGGGCCTACACGATCAAGACCGTCGGCGGCTGCCAGTTCAAGGCGGCGGTCGAGGGCGGCAAGGTCGTGATCACCGACGAGAAGGGCGGCAAGAGCACCGTCGCCGCCACCGACGTCGGGGCCAGCAACGGCGTGATCCACGTGATCGACAGCGTGCTGATGCCGCGCTGA
- the folB gene encoding dihydroneopterin aldolase produces the protein MAAAPLPDTAPAQDLAKDLARVIVTKVFVRGLKVEAQIGVYDHEHGRMQPLVVDVELDVAASHCERLPDTVNYEMVGEAARAIVAEGHIDLVETFAERLAQACFTDPRVTRARVRVEKPLALAPHAAAAGVEITAVRA, from the coding sequence TTGGCCGCAGCTCCGCTCCCCGACACCGCTCCCGCCCAGGATCTGGCCAAGGACCTCGCGCGCGTGATCGTGACCAAGGTCTTCGTGCGCGGCCTGAAGGTCGAGGCCCAGATCGGCGTCTATGACCACGAGCATGGCCGCATGCAGCCGCTGGTCGTCGATGTCGAGCTGGACGTGGCCGCCAGCCACTGCGAGCGCCTACCCGACACCGTGAACTACGAAATGGTCGGCGAGGCCGCCCGCGCCATCGTCGCCGAGGGTCATATCGACCTGGTCGAGACCTTCGCCGAGCGCCTGGCCCAGGCCTGCTTCACCGACCCGCGCGTCACCCGCGCCCGCGTGCGGGTCGAAAAGCCCCTGGCGCTCGCCCCGCACGCCGCCGCCGCCGGGGTCGAGATCACCGCCGTCCGGGCCTAG
- a CDS encoding SDR family oxidoreductase, producing the protein MSARGAALVTGAGRRIGRALALEAARAGYDVAIHCRASTDEAEETAADVRALGARAALVRADLSQEAETASLIAQATDALGPVTLLVNSASAFEDDRVGDLSRPTWDLHLETNLRAPLVLAEAFAAALPADRTGLVVNIVDQRVWRPNPQFFSYSLSKAGLWWATQTLAQALAPRIRVNAIGPGPVLPSVHQAPGEFEAEAAGVLLQRRATPEEVAAALRYLIDATSVTGQMIAVDGGQHLGWKTPDIVAP; encoded by the coding sequence ATGAGCGCGCGCGGCGCGGCCCTGGTCACCGGCGCGGGGCGTCGGATCGGCCGGGCCCTGGCCCTTGAGGCCGCCCGCGCCGGCTACGACGTCGCCATCCACTGCCGCGCCTCGACCGACGAGGCCGAAGAGACGGCCGCCGACGTGCGGGCGCTGGGCGCGCGCGCCGCCCTGGTCCGCGCAGACCTTTCCCAAGAAGCCGAGACCGCCAGCCTGATCGCCCAGGCGACCGACGCGCTCGGCCCCGTCACCCTGCTGGTCAACAGCGCCTCGGCCTTCGAGGACGACCGCGTGGGCGACCTGTCCCGCCCAACCTGGGACCTCCACCTCGAAACCAACCTGCGCGCGCCGCTGGTGCTGGCCGAAGCCTTCGCCGCCGCCCTGCCGGCGGATCGGACGGGCCTGGTGGTCAACATCGTCGACCAGCGCGTCTGGCGGCCCAACCCGCAGTTCTTCAGCTACAGCCTGTCGAAGGCGGGCCTGTGGTGGGCGACCCAGACCCTGGCCCAGGCCCTGGCGCCGCGGATCCGGGTCAACGCCATCGGCCCCGGACCGGTGCTGCCGTCGGTCCACCAGGCACCCGGCGAGTTCGAGGCCGAGGCCGCCGGCGTGCTGTTGCAACGCCGCGCCACGCCCGAAGAGGTCGCCGCCGCGCTGCGCTATCTCATTGACGCCACGTCGGTCACGGGCCAGATGATCGCCGTGGACGGCGGCCAGCACCTGGGCTGGAAGACGCCCGACATCGTCGCTCCGTAA
- a CDS encoding NUDIX domain-containing protein — MLWRRRIEPFTRPLVYAFFRFKRGLTLGVRAVVTDEAGKVLLLQHTYVHGWYLPGGGVERGETAELAVVRELQEEAGVRALSRPRLVSAHSNEVLHPGDHVLVYRIEAWETCASNAAGEIHAVGWFDPHDLPEETTRATRRRIAEALHGEEPDAMW; from the coding sequence ATGCTCTGGCGCCGCCGCATCGAACCGTTCACGAGACCCCTGGTCTACGCCTTCTTCCGCTTCAAGCGGGGACTGACCCTGGGCGTGCGGGCGGTGGTGACGGACGAAGCCGGCAAGGTCCTGCTGCTGCAGCACACCTATGTCCACGGCTGGTACCTGCCCGGCGGCGGGGTCGAGCGCGGCGAGACGGCCGAGCTGGCCGTGGTCCGCGAACTGCAGGAGGAGGCCGGCGTTCGCGCCCTGTCGCGTCCCCGCCTGGTCAGCGCCCACAGCAACGAGGTCCTGCACCCCGGCGACCACGTCCTGGTCTACCGGATCGAGGCCTGGGAGACCTGCGCCTCCAACGCCGCCGGCGAGATCCACGCGGTCGGCTGGTTCGACCCCCACGACCTGCCGGAGGAAACCACGCGCGCCACCCGCCGCCGCATCGCCGAGGCGCTGCATGGGGAAGAGCCGGACGCGATGTGGTGA